The DNA region ACCCTGTACAAGCGAACAATGTGATCAACTCAATCAAACATCTATATCCACAAGTTGCATCAAAATGGAAAATCGACAACTATTTGTGGTTACTTAACGATGCTGCAACCTTACATGAAATTGGTATTCAAATTAATTCTCGGGCTCACCAGAAGCATGGCGGATACATTATTGAAAAAAGCGATCTTCCCGGTTTTAATCAGCAACAACAGCACCTTCTGGCTTTATTAGTAACCAATCAACGAAAACGAATAGATATCGATTCTATCGCGCAACTAGATCAAGATGAACAAACATTATTGATCCGATTATTGGTTATTTTTAGGCTGGCGATGGTGCTCAACATTGGTAGAATGGGGAACAGTATTGAGCTCATTACAGTAATTGTTGATGAACAAACGGTGACTTTATCACTATCAAATAATCAATACTTTCAAAATGACCTACTCTGCCGAGACTTAGAACAAGAACAGAAAAGATTGCTAACATTAGGAATAAATTTACGTTTTTAATAAATTATTCCTAATGAATAGCCTATTTGAATATAATATTATTCAATAAGTAATTAATGCTACCCTTTGCTGTGTACTTTTTCTTGTGCTTTACGCTGAGCTTCTTTTTGTTGGCGGCGAGCATCAATGACTTGTTTTACATCGCTGCCAATATGCGCTTCACCGCGTTGTTTAGCTAATTGTACTTGACGTTCACGCTCAATAAACCGCTGACGTTGTTCTTGCGGCACTTTATCAATGCAATGAGGACAGCTGACACCTTGAACATACGCTTCAGTTTGCTTTTCTGCTTCAGTAATAGGCATACGACAAGCATTACATTGGTCGTATTGGCCTTTTTCTAGGCTGTGATTTACCGCTACACGGTTATCAAACACAAAGCACTCACCTTCCCATAAGCTTTGCTCTTGTTCTACTTCTTCAAGGTATTTTAAAATGCCGCCTTCAAGATGATATACCTCATCGAAGCCCTGCTCTTTTAAATATGCAGTAGATTTTTCACAGCGAATACCACCGGTACAAAACATCGCCACTTTTTTGTGTTTAGCTGGATCTAAGTTTTGTTTTACATATTCAGGAAACTCACGGAAAGTCTCGGTTACTGGATTAACGGCATTTTTAAAAGTACCAATTTGTACTTCGTAATCATTACGAGTATCAACCAACACCACATCTGGATCTGAAATCAGTGCATTCCAGTCTTTTGGTTTTACATAGGTCCCGACGACTTTACGAGGATCGATGCCTTCAACCCCCATAGTGACGATTTCTTTTTTTAGCTTAACTTTGGTGCGGTAAAACGGCATTTCAGCATCAAAAGATAGCTTAGTTACAATATGATCTAAACCAGGTTGAGTGCCCAACCAAGCCAATAAAATGTCAATCGCTGATGACGTTCCGGCAACAGTGCCATTAATGCCTTCTTGAGCAAGTAACAAAGTCCCTTTTATGTCGTTTTGTTCCATGACGCTAAGCAATGGCTGACGGACAGCCTCAAAATGAGGTAACGCAACAAATTTATATAACGCGCACACAGCAACTTGGGATTGAGATGATGCTGATATGGTTTTTGACATAGTATCTAGTTTAGTTTTGTGTTTAGGCTCTTGCATAAAAATGTTGACTCCGCTGGCTGGAACTTAATTTCCAGTGCATATTACAGTGCATATAATAAGGCCTACGCATTGTGCACAGGCTCAAAAAAACGGCGGAAAGTATACCTAAGTCACACTCAAAAAAATACTAAAACTATCTAAACCCTTTTTTTACTTTGCGATTAGGATTTTATTTTGCGGTTTTGAGCCAGAAAGCGTTACTCTATTAGCAAGATTTAATTTTATAGACACCTAATGAATTCTGCTATTTTATACACATTTCGTCGTTGCCCCTATGCCATGCGGGCTCGTCTTGGGCTTCATTTAAGTCAACTGAATCCGTTAGTACGTGAGATTGAACTTAAAAACAAACCTGCAGAGATGTTGGCTATTTCGGCCAAAGGGACAGTACCGGTGTTAGTGACGGCAGATAACCAAGTTATCAGTGAAAGCCTGGATATTATGCGTTTTGCGTTAACCCAATACCCTGCACCGGATACAAAATACCTAACAGCAAACGAATATCTATCACTACAGTATTGGTTAGATAAGCCATTAACAGAATCACTCATTAATGCTAACGATAATGACTTTAAACCTTGGTTAGATAAATATAAGTATGCAGATAGATTTCCTGAAAACAGTCAGCTTTGGTATCGACAACAAGCTGAACAATTTATTCAGTTGCTGGAAGATCAATTACAACAACAAAACTATTTGTGCAGCAACACCCCTACACTAGCTGATTTGGCTATTTTTCCGTTTATACGCCAATTTGCTAATGTTGA from Shewanella polaris includes:
- a CDS encoding rhodanese-related sulfurtransferase, which codes for MSKTISASSQSQVAVCALYKFVALPHFEAVRQPLLSVMEQNDIKGTLLLAQEGINGTVAGTSSAIDILLAWLGTQPGLDHIVTKLSFDAEMPFYRTKVKLKKEIVTMGVEGIDPRKVVGTYVKPKDWNALISDPDVVLVDTRNDYEVQIGTFKNAVNPVTETFREFPEYVKQNLDPAKHKKVAMFCTGGIRCEKSTAYLKEQGFDEVYHLEGGILKYLEEVEQEQSLWEGECFVFDNRVAVNHSLEKGQYDQCNACRMPITEAEKQTEAYVQGVSCPHCIDKVPQEQRQRFIERERQVQLAKQRGEAHIGSDVKQVIDARRQQKEAQRKAQEKVHSKG
- a CDS encoding glutathione S-transferase, coding for MNSAILYTFRRCPYAMRARLGLHLSQLNPLVREIELKNKPAEMLAISAKGTVPVLVTADNQVISESLDIMRFALTQYPAPDTKYLTANEYLSLQYWLDKPLTESLINANDNDFKPWLDKYKYADRFPENSQLWYRQQAEQFIQLLEDQLQQQNYLCSNTPTLADLAIFPFIRQFANVEPVWFNAIPYPKVSAWLTTLVNSPLFNVTMYKYPLWLPQQNMIQFKYSISDDGQVVPLCKN